One window of the Herbiconiux sp. L3-i23 genome contains the following:
- the purH gene encoding bifunctional phosphoribosylaminoimidazolecarboxamide formyltransferase/IMP cyclohydrolase, with product MSGPRIDPSLYRERDAVPFRRALISVSDKTGLEELVDALVAAGVEIVSTGSTAALIASAGHPVTEVASVTGFPESLDGRVKTLHPGVHAGLLADLRLEHHEQQLRDLGIASFDLAVVNLYPFADTVASGAPAAEIIEQIDIGGPALVRASAKNHANVTVVVSPGDYPRVIDAVRSGSSTLALRRELAATAFAHTAAYDTGVAAWFASAVVGADADAAATAASTTGDEWSPELHFDVSLAHPLRYGENSHQRAALYTSAGSTGIAQAEQLHGKEMSYNNYVDADAAVRAAYDFDSPAVAIIKHANPCGIAIASPKAVDPIASAHHKAHECDPVSAFGGVIAANRPVTLAMAEQVADVFTEVLVAPAFDDDALAVLTAKKNIRLLHLPDGYSRPATELRPISGGALLQTADRFDGTPGSAATSSAQWSLVSGDEVDAAMRADLEFAWRACRAVKSNAILLASGGASVGVGMGQVNRVDSCHLAVDRAGDRAAGAVAASDAFFPFADGLEVLLQAGVKAVVQPGGSVRDDEVVEAAKKAGVAMYFTGERHFYH from the coding sequence ATGAGCGGTCCCCGCATCGACCCCTCCCTCTACCGTGAGCGCGACGCCGTCCCCTTCCGTCGCGCCCTCATCTCGGTGAGCGACAAGACCGGGCTCGAGGAGCTCGTCGACGCGCTGGTCGCCGCCGGCGTCGAGATCGTCTCCACCGGATCGACCGCGGCCCTCATCGCGAGCGCCGGACACCCCGTCACCGAGGTAGCATCCGTCACCGGCTTCCCGGAGTCCCTCGACGGACGGGTGAAGACCCTGCACCCCGGCGTGCACGCGGGGCTGCTCGCCGACCTGCGCCTCGAACACCACGAGCAGCAGCTGCGCGACCTCGGCATCGCCTCGTTCGACCTCGCCGTCGTGAACCTGTATCCGTTCGCCGACACCGTCGCCTCGGGGGCGCCCGCGGCCGAGATCATCGAGCAGATCGACATCGGCGGGCCCGCGCTCGTGCGCGCCTCGGCGAAGAACCACGCCAACGTCACCGTCGTCGTGTCGCCCGGCGACTACCCCCGGGTCATCGACGCGGTGCGCTCGGGTTCGAGCACCCTCGCACTCCGTCGGGAGCTCGCCGCGACCGCATTCGCGCACACCGCCGCCTACGACACGGGCGTGGCCGCCTGGTTCGCCTCCGCTGTCGTCGGCGCGGACGCCGACGCGGCTGCGACCGCGGCGTCGACGACCGGCGACGAGTGGAGCCCCGAGCTGCACTTCGACGTCTCCCTCGCCCACCCGCTGCGCTACGGCGAGAACTCCCACCAGCGCGCCGCGCTGTACACGAGTGCCGGGTCGACCGGCATCGCTCAGGCCGAGCAGCTGCACGGCAAGGAGATGAGCTACAACAACTACGTCGACGCCGACGCCGCCGTGCGCGCGGCGTACGACTTCGACTCCCCGGCGGTCGCGATCATCAAGCACGCGAACCCCTGCGGTATCGCGATCGCCTCGCCCAAGGCCGTCGACCCGATCGCCTCCGCGCACCACAAGGCGCATGAGTGCGACCCGGTGTCGGCGTTCGGGGGAGTGATCGCCGCGAACCGTCCCGTCACCCTCGCGATGGCCGAGCAGGTCGCCGACGTCTTCACCGAGGTGCTGGTCGCTCCGGCCTTCGACGACGACGCGCTCGCCGTGCTCACCGCGAAGAAGAACATCCGCCTGCTGCACCTGCCCGACGGCTACTCGCGCCCGGCGACCGAACTGCGTCCGATCAGCGGGGGAGCGCTCCTGCAGACCGCCGATCGGTTCGACGGAACCCCCGGGTCGGCCGCGACCTCGTCCGCGCAGTGGTCGCTCGTCTCGGGCGACGAGGTCGACGCCGCGATGCGCGCCGACCTCGAATTCGCCTGGCGCGCGTGCCGCGCGGTGAAGTCGAACGCCATCCTGCTCGCCTCCGGCGGCGCGTCCGTCGGCGTCGGGATGGGTCAGGTCAACCGGGTGGACTCGTGCCACCTCGCCGTCGACCGCGCGGGCGACAGGGCTGCGGGCGCCGTCGCCGCATCCGACGCGTTCTTCCCCTTCGCCGACGGCCTCGAGGTGCTGCTGCAGGCCGGGGTGAAGGCTGTCGTCCAGCCGGGCGGGTCGGTGCGCGACGACGAGGTCGTCGAGGCGGCCAAGAAGGCCGGCGTCGCCATGTACTTCACCGGCGAGCGCCACTTCTACCACTGA
- the ddaH gene encoding dimethylargininase, with protein MITVPATRRLAASLIAGGATALVTHLATLFVFFVGNGFDASVIGVANGFFGFSSLFVFVLVAAGAYLTEFSRWYLTLLVGVLAAVVGAFLGTFLGAVLAGSPFGGDLGSGVLASLGGVNLSFEVAALVSTLALAPRGYDLWLSSRPSRVRSGKIALVRLPSRTLAAGAVTNIERSEVDTEVADDQWAAYVDALRGEGWSIVEVPLADGLADSVFVEDAVVIVGDLAILARSGAEHRRDEVDDVEATVRRLGLSIARITEPATLDGGDVLQVGDTVYVGRGGRTNADGIRQLRDLLRPTGRQVVAVPVSGALHLKSVVTALPDGTVLGHGDFVDSSLFPHYLPVPEAEGSQIVVLGDDVVLISDAAPASADLIRSLGYRVIAVPISEFTKLEAGVTCLSVRIA; from the coding sequence ATGATCACCGTTCCCGCCACACGCCGTCTCGCCGCCTCGCTGATCGCGGGAGGCGCGACCGCGCTCGTCACGCACCTGGCGACGCTGTTCGTGTTCTTCGTGGGCAACGGCTTCGACGCGTCGGTGATCGGCGTCGCGAACGGGTTCTTCGGCTTCTCCTCGCTCTTCGTCTTCGTGCTCGTCGCGGCGGGCGCCTACCTCACCGAATTCTCGCGCTGGTACCTCACGCTCCTCGTCGGAGTGCTCGCCGCGGTGGTCGGCGCGTTCCTCGGCACCTTCCTCGGCGCCGTGCTCGCCGGATCGCCGTTCGGCGGCGACCTCGGCAGCGGGGTCCTCGCGAGTCTCGGCGGCGTCAACCTGAGCTTCGAGGTCGCGGCGCTCGTGTCGACCCTCGCGCTCGCGCCGCGAGGCTACGACCTGTGGCTGTCGTCGCGGCCCTCACGCGTGCGATCCGGCAAGATCGCACTGGTGCGTCTGCCGAGCCGCACCCTCGCGGCCGGTGCCGTGACGAACATCGAACGGTCCGAGGTGGACACCGAGGTCGCCGACGACCAGTGGGCCGCCTACGTCGATGCGCTTCGTGGCGAGGGCTGGTCGATCGTCGAGGTGCCGCTCGCCGACGGCCTCGCCGATTCCGTCTTCGTCGAGGACGCGGTCGTCATCGTCGGCGACCTCGCCATCCTCGCCCGCTCGGGCGCCGAGCACCGTCGCGACGAGGTCGACGACGTCGAGGCGACCGTGCGGCGGCTCGGCCTCAGCATCGCGCGCATCACCGAACCGGCCACCCTCGACGGCGGCGACGTGCTGCAGGTCGGCGACACCGTCTACGTCGGTCGCGGCGGACGCACGAACGCCGACGGCATCCGTCAGCTGCGGGATCTGCTGCGCCCCACCGGGCGCCAGGTCGTCGCGGTTCCGGTCTCGGGTGCACTGCATCTGAAGTCGGTCGTGACCGCTCTGCCCGACGGAACGGTGCTCGGCCACGGCGACTTCGTCGACTCGTCGCTCTTCCCCCACTACCTCCCCGTGCCCGAGGCGGAAGGGTCCCAGATCGTGGTGCTCGGCGACGACGTCGTCCTGATCTCCGATGCGGCCCCGGCCTCCGCGGACCTGATCCGCTCGCTCGGCTACCGCGTCATCGCGGTGCCGATCTCCGAGTTCACCAAGCTCGAGGCCGGAGTCACCTGCCTCTCCGTCCGGATCGCCTGA
- the sucD gene encoding succinate--CoA ligase subunit alpha — MSILLDENSKIIVQGLTGSEGTKHAGRMLKSGAQIVGGVNPRKAGTEVEIEGVTLPIFGSVNEAIARTGANVSVIFVPPAFAKAAVVEAVDAEIPLAVVITEGIPVKDSAEFWSHAKTKGGRTRIIGPNCPGVISPGKSNAGIIPATITGPGPIGLVSKSGTLTYQMMFELRDIGISTAVGIGGDPIIGTTHIDALAAFEADPETTAIVMIGEIGGDAEERAAEFIKANVTKPVVAYVAGFTAPEGKTMGHAGAIVSGSSGTAQAKKEALEAAGVKVGKTPSETAALMREVFASA, encoded by the coding sequence ATGTCGATCCTTCTCGATGAGAACTCCAAGATCATCGTCCAGGGCCTGACCGGCTCCGAGGGCACCAAGCACGCCGGGCGCATGCTCAAGTCGGGCGCACAGATCGTCGGCGGCGTGAACCCGCGCAAGGCGGGCACCGAGGTCGAGATCGAGGGCGTGACGCTGCCGATCTTCGGCTCCGTCAACGAGGCGATCGCCCGCACCGGCGCGAACGTCTCGGTCATCTTCGTCCCGCCGGCGTTCGCGAAGGCCGCGGTCGTCGAGGCCGTCGACGCCGAGATCCCGCTCGCCGTCGTCATCACCGAGGGCATCCCGGTGAAGGACTCGGCCGAGTTCTGGTCGCACGCCAAGACCAAGGGCGGCCGTACCCGCATCATCGGGCCGAACTGCCCCGGCGTGATCAGCCCCGGCAAGTCCAACGCCGGCATCATCCCCGCCACGATCACCGGCCCCGGCCCGATCGGGCTCGTGTCGAAGTCGGGCACCCTGACGTACCAGATGATGTTCGAGCTGCGCGACATCGGCATCTCGACCGCGGTCGGCATCGGCGGCGACCCGATCATCGGCACCACCCACATCGACGCGCTCGCCGCGTTCGAGGCCGACCCCGAGACGACGGCGATCGTGATGATCGGCGAGATCGGCGGCGACGCCGAAGAGCGCGCGGCCGAGTTCATCAAGGCGAACGTCACCAAGCCGGTCGTCGCCTACGTCGCGGGCTTCACCGCCCCCGAGGGCAAGACCATGGGTCACGCGGGCGCCATCGTGTCCGGCTCGTCGGGTACCGCCCAGGCGAAGAAGGAGGCCCTCGAGGCCGCCGGCGTCAAGGTCGGCAAGACCCCGAGTGAGACCGCCGCGCTCATGCGCGAGGTCTTCGCCTCCGCGTGA
- a CDS encoding DUF6350 family protein, whose amino-acid sequence MNRPLTALFAALEAVLVVGIGVGLALAPLTALWAFQYDLQIDWAVFYRAAVDVWLLGHGVDVRFALTFPGATSAAEPFVVTAAALGFALLTVLLGVRAGRRLLETDHPVVALGASIVTFVALAAGLVLTAGAPEAQPSRWQGVLLPTLAFCLGVLLGAVLPGPGARRPVSSRRGPVSRAWEAAVDRIPPDTATSIACALRLGGMATAGLVAVAAILVAVLIVTGYTTVITIYESLQAGVLGGLALTLAQLAVLPNLVIWAVAWLTGPGFSIGTGSSVSPLETSLGPVPSLPVLGALPTGDMPFAFVGLAVPVVVGFVAAAISRGRVDDEFGGRPGVGRLVGIGVGAGVFAGLVLGLLTWMASGSAGPGRLQDVGASPVAVALAGGVLLTIAIVLGLLAGRSRRAGADVGSEIDGVDARR is encoded by the coding sequence ATGAACCGCCCCCTCACCGCGCTCTTCGCTGCTCTCGAAGCGGTGCTCGTCGTGGGCATCGGGGTGGGGCTCGCGTTGGCGCCGTTGACGGCGCTCTGGGCGTTCCAGTACGACCTCCAGATCGACTGGGCCGTGTTCTACCGCGCCGCAGTCGACGTCTGGCTCCTCGGTCACGGCGTCGATGTGCGTTTCGCGCTGACCTTCCCCGGCGCGACGTCGGCCGCCGAGCCGTTCGTCGTCACCGCCGCGGCACTCGGGTTCGCGCTTCTCACCGTCCTGCTCGGCGTCCGGGCCGGACGACGGCTGCTCGAGACCGACCACCCCGTCGTCGCACTCGGCGCGTCGATCGTCACCTTCGTCGCCCTCGCCGCGGGACTCGTGCTCACCGCGGGTGCTCCCGAGGCGCAGCCCTCCCGGTGGCAGGGCGTGCTGCTGCCGACCCTCGCCTTCTGCCTCGGCGTCCTGCTCGGCGCCGTGCTGCCCGGACCGGGCGCTCGACGCCCCGTCTCCTCCCGGAGGGGCCCTGTCTCCCGAGCATGGGAGGCCGCGGTCGACCGGATCCCGCCCGACACGGCCACCTCCATCGCCTGCGCCCTCCGCCTCGGCGGCATGGCCACCGCGGGACTCGTCGCCGTCGCCGCAATCCTCGTCGCGGTGCTCATCGTCACCGGATACACGACGGTGATCACCATCTACGAGTCGTTGCAGGCGGGAGTGCTGGGCGGCCTCGCGTTGACCCTGGCGCAGCTCGCCGTGCTGCCGAACCTCGTGATCTGGGCGGTGGCGTGGCTCACCGGACCCGGCTTCTCGATCGGCACCGGGTCGTCGGTGTCGCCGCTCGAGACCTCGCTCGGCCCCGTCCCGTCACTGCCGGTGCTCGGCGCGCTGCCGACGGGGGACATGCCGTTCGCGTTCGTCGGTCTGGCGGTGCCGGTGGTCGTGGGCTTCGTCGCCGCGGCGATCTCGCGCGGTCGAGTCGATGACGAGTTCGGAGGCCGCCCGGGTGTCGGTCGTCTCGTCGGCATCGGCGTGGGTGCCGGCGTCTTCGCGGGCCTCGTCCTCGGCCTGCTGACGTGGATGGCGTCGGGGTCCGCCGGGCCCGGACGACTGCAGGACGTCGGCGCATCGCCGGTCGCAGTCGCGCTCGCCGGCGGCGTCCTGCTGACGATCGCGATCGTGCTGGGGCTCCTCGCGGGACGCAGTCGGCGAGCGGGCGCGGACGTCGGATCCGAGATCGATGGGGTGGACGCCCGCCGGTAG
- a CDS encoding ABC transporter ATP-binding protein has protein sequence MSAAPRLPLIPALRRLSPFVRPALPRIAVGMVAGVVAGLVALAIPQVLEVLVDSALGEGARDAVLPAVLVIVALGIVEAAAIFVRRSLILTPNTKVEAAMRRALYERLQVLPVAFHDRWPSGQLLSRAVSDLSLIRRWLAFGVVLLVVNTVTIVVGAVLLFSIQPLLGLIFLIGSIPVWFIGVRFEKDYSVVARRSQDQAGDLATAVEESVHGIRVLKAFGRGGFAQEKFERQAEELYGTEMEKARAEAFIWRWLTLIPDGTLAVCLIGGVVLAANGALTAGSLVAFFATATVLRFPLESIGFLLGFTLDTRNATDRYFEVLDEPVSIADPEHPETIAVPRGRLEFVGTVFRYPDAPPTAAPLLDGIDLVIEPGETMALVGITGSGKSTMTSLVPRLYDVTDGAILLDGVDIRSLRLDELRRHVAMAFEDATLFSDTVRANVLLGASEATDAALAEALEVAQADFVAALPDGVDTVIGEEGLSLSGGQRQRLALARAVAARPRVLVLDDPLSALDVETEARVEAGLRRVLSDVTALIVAHRPSTVMLADRVALLDHGRVIAVGTHSELLATSERYRYVISSLDSDERPDASMGDIDSAPQNPVGEDPDESDVGEPDVDDLTEEVAR, from the coding sequence ATGTCCGCCGCTCCTCGGCTTCCTCTGATTCCCGCTCTTCGCCGCCTGTCGCCGTTCGTGCGCCCGGCGTTACCCCGCATCGCCGTCGGCATGGTCGCCGGCGTCGTCGCCGGCCTCGTCGCCCTCGCGATCCCGCAGGTGCTGGAGGTGCTCGTCGACTCGGCGCTCGGGGAGGGCGCCCGCGACGCGGTGCTGCCCGCGGTGCTCGTCATCGTCGCGCTCGGCATCGTCGAGGCCGCCGCGATCTTCGTGCGGCGCTCGCTGATCCTCACCCCGAACACCAAGGTCGAGGCGGCGATGCGGCGCGCGCTGTACGAACGCCTGCAGGTGCTGCCCGTCGCGTTCCACGACCGCTGGCCGAGCGGGCAGTTGCTCTCCCGTGCGGTGAGCGACCTCAGCTTGATCCGCCGCTGGCTCGCCTTCGGGGTCGTGCTCCTCGTCGTGAACACCGTGACCATCGTCGTCGGCGCGGTGCTGCTGTTCAGCATCCAGCCGCTGCTCGGCCTCATCTTCCTCATCGGGTCGATCCCGGTGTGGTTCATCGGCGTGCGGTTCGAGAAGGACTACTCGGTGGTCGCGAGGCGCAGCCAGGACCAGGCCGGCGACCTCGCGACCGCGGTCGAGGAGTCGGTGCACGGCATCCGGGTGCTGAAGGCGTTCGGTCGCGGCGGCTTCGCGCAGGAGAAGTTCGAACGCCAGGCCGAGGAGCTCTACGGCACCGAGATGGAGAAGGCGCGCGCCGAGGCGTTCATCTGGCGCTGGCTGACCCTCATCCCCGACGGCACCCTCGCGGTGTGCCTGATCGGAGGGGTGGTCCTCGCCGCGAACGGCGCGCTCACCGCCGGGTCGCTCGTCGCCTTCTTCGCCACTGCGACGGTGCTGCGCTTCCCGTTGGAGTCGATCGGCTTCCTGCTCGGCTTCACCCTCGACACCCGCAACGCCACCGATCGGTACTTCGAGGTGCTCGACGAGCCGGTCTCCATCGCCGACCCCGAGCACCCGGAGACCATCGCCGTGCCGCGCGGCCGGCTCGAGTTCGTCGGCACCGTGTTCCGCTACCCGGACGCGCCGCCCACGGCGGCGCCGCTGCTCGACGGCATCGATCTCGTGATCGAGCCGGGGGAGACTATGGCGCTCGTCGGCATCACCGGGTCGGGCAAGTCGACGATGACCTCGCTCGTGCCGCGCCTCTACGACGTGACCGACGGCGCGATCCTCCTCGACGGCGTCGACATCCGCTCGCTCCGCCTCGACGAGCTGCGCCGCCACGTCGCCATGGCGTTCGAGGACGCCACCCTGTTCTCCGACACGGTGCGCGCGAACGTGCTCCTCGGCGCGTCGGAGGCGACCGATGCGGCGCTCGCCGAAGCGCTGGAGGTCGCCCAAGCCGACTTCGTCGCGGCGCTCCCCGACGGGGTCGACACCGTCATCGGCGAAGAGGGACTCAGCCTGTCGGGCGGTCAACGTCAACGTCTCGCCCTCGCTCGAGCCGTCGCGGCCAGGCCGCGGGTGCTGGTGCTCGACGACCCGCTGTCGGCCCTCGACGTCGAGACCGAGGCGCGGGTCGAAGCGGGCCTCCGGCGCGTGCTCAGCGACGTGACGGCGCTGATCGTCGCGCACCGTCCGTCGACGGTGATGCTCGCCGACCGCGTCGCGCTGCTCGACCATGGGCGCGTGATCGCGGTCGGAACGCACTCCGAGCTGCTCGCGACCAGCGAGCGGTACCGCTACGTGATCTCCAGCCTCGACTCCGACGAGCGCCCCGACGCGTCGATGGGAGACATCGACTCCGCCCCCCAGAACCCGGTGGGCGAGGATCCCGACGAGTCCGACGTCGGCGAACCCGACGTCGACGACCTCACCGAGGAGGTGGCCCGATGA
- a CDS encoding Lsr2 family protein, with protein MAQKVTVQVIDDLDGAVITDGTGGTIGFTIEGKSYEIDLSGENTEKLYAALEPYIEKARSVHSAPRPRVRSSSSSSNSRDKLQDIREWAKAHGHDVATRGRISKEIQEAYARANG; from the coding sequence ATGGCTCAGAAAGTGACAGTTCAGGTCATCGACGATCTCGACGGTGCCGTCATCACCGACGGAACGGGCGGAACCATCGGTTTCACGATCGAGGGCAAGTCCTACGAGATCGACCTGTCCGGCGAGAACACCGAAAAGCTCTATGCGGCTCTCGAGCCGTACATCGAGAAAGCACGTTCCGTGCATTCCGCTCCGCGTCCCCGTGTGCGCTCCAGCTCATCGTCGTCGAACAGCCGCGACAAGCTGCAGGACATCCGCGAATGGGCGAAGGCGCACGGACACGACGTCGCCACCCGCGGCCGCATCTCCAAGGAGATCCAAGAGGCGTACGCCCGCGCGAACGGCTGA
- a CDS encoding GNAT family acetyltransferase — protein sequence MASTVEIRPFRAAETDEVVALWTECGLVRPWNDPRKDIARKASVQPELFLVAVEGDRLVGTAMAGYDGHRGWLYYVAVKPDASGRGIGRALVFDAEAKLLALGCPKINILVRDGNVAAAEFWSRLGYTADASASLGRRLVDD from the coding sequence ATGGCGTCGACCGTCGAGATCAGGCCGTTCCGGGCGGCCGAGACCGACGAGGTCGTCGCGCTGTGGACCGAGTGCGGCCTGGTGCGCCCGTGGAACGATCCGCGAAAGGACATCGCACGCAAGGCGTCGGTGCAACCCGAGCTCTTCCTCGTGGCGGTCGAGGGCGACCGGCTCGTCGGCACCGCGATGGCGGGATACGACGGCCACCGCGGCTGGCTCTATTACGTGGCGGTGAAGCCCGACGCGAGCGGTCGCGGAATAGGTCGCGCCTTGGTCTTCGACGCGGAGGCGAAATTACTCGCGCTCGGCTGCCCGAAGATCAACATCCTCGTCCGCGACGGAAATGTCGCCGCGGCCGAATTCTGGTCGCGTCTCGGCTACACGGCCGACGCGTCGGCGTCGCTCGGACGCCGACTCGTCGACGACTGA
- the sucC gene encoding ADP-forming succinate--CoA ligase subunit beta, with protein sequence MDLYEYQARDMFESYGVPVLPGIVADNPDEVRAAAEKLGGTVVVKAQVKTGGRGKAGGVKVAHNPTDAAQAAEAILGLDIKGHIVRRVMVAAGARIAQEFYFSVLLDRANRSYLSLASVEGGMEIEQLAVEKPEALARIEIDPVAGIDAEKAREIATAAGFPEDLLDRVSPVIERLWWVYRDEDATLVEVNPLVLTESGEIIALDGKITLDENAEFRHENHAALAEAGDIDPLEAKAKESDLNYVKLDGEVGIIGNGAGLVMSTLDVVSYAGEKHGGVKPANFLDIGGGASAEVMAAGLDVILGDPQVKSVFVNVFGGITACDAVANGIVGALGKLGDSATKPLVVRLDGNNVEEGRQILADAAHPLVTVVDTMDDAADKAAELAAA encoded by the coding sequence GTGGATCTTTACGAGTACCAGGCCCGTGACATGTTCGAGAGTTACGGGGTTCCCGTACTCCCCGGCATCGTCGCCGACAACCCCGACGAGGTCCGCGCGGCCGCTGAGAAGCTCGGCGGGACGGTCGTCGTCAAGGCGCAGGTCAAGACCGGTGGCCGCGGCAAGGCCGGCGGCGTGAAGGTCGCCCACAACCCGACCGATGCCGCGCAGGCCGCCGAAGCGATCCTCGGCCTCGACATCAAGGGCCACATCGTGCGCCGCGTGATGGTCGCCGCCGGCGCCCGCATCGCCCAGGAGTTCTACTTCTCGGTGCTGCTCGACCGCGCCAACCGCTCCTACCTCTCGCTCGCGAGCGTCGAGGGCGGCATGGAGATCGAGCAGCTCGCCGTGGAGAAGCCCGAAGCCCTCGCCCGCATCGAGATCGACCCGGTGGCCGGTATCGACGCCGAGAAGGCCCGCGAGATCGCGACCGCCGCCGGCTTCCCCGAGGACCTCCTCGACCGCGTTTCGCCGGTCATCGAGCGTCTCTGGTGGGTCTATCGCGACGAGGACGCCACGCTCGTCGAGGTCAACCCGCTCGTGCTCACCGAATCGGGCGAGATCATCGCGCTCGACGGCAAGATCACCCTCGACGAGAACGCCGAGTTCCGTCACGAGAACCACGCCGCGCTCGCCGAGGCCGGCGACATCGACCCGCTCGAGGCGAAGGCCAAGGAGAGCGACCTCAACTACGTGAAGCTCGACGGCGAGGTCGGCATCATCGGAAACGGGGCAGGGCTCGTCATGTCGACCCTCGACGTCGTCTCCTACGCCGGTGAGAAGCACGGCGGCGTGAAGCCCGCCAACTTCCTCGACATCGGCGGCGGCGCCTCCGCCGAGGTGATGGCCGCGGGTCTCGACGTGATCCTCGGCGACCCGCAGGTGAAGAGCGTCTTCGTCAACGTCTTCGGCGGCATCACCGCGTGCGACGCCGTCGCGAACGGCATCGTCGGTGCCCTCGGCAAGCTGGGCGACTCCGCGACCAAGCCGCTCGTCGTGCGTCTCGACGGCAACAACGTCGAGGAGGGGCGTCAGATCCTCGCCGACGCGGCGCACCCGCTCGTCACCGTCGTCGACACCATGGATGACGCCGCCGACAAGGCCGCCGAGCTGGCCGCGGCCTGA
- the purN gene encoding phosphoribosylglycinamide formyltransferase translates to MLSVVVLISGGGSNLRALLDEAEHPDYPARIVAVGADRDALGLFHAQDFRVPTFTVPFTSYETREQWGDALLEHLHEWQPDLVVLSGLMRLLPARVVEAYAPRIINTHPAYLPEFPGAHAVRDAIAAGADQTGASVIVVDTGVDSGPVLARERIPIPPGIDEDELHDRIKLVERRLLADTVRDIATGTIRLEEFNS, encoded by the coding sequence GTGCTCTCCGTCGTCGTGCTCATCTCCGGCGGGGGATCGAACCTGCGTGCTCTGCTCGACGAGGCGGAGCATCCGGACTACCCGGCACGCATCGTCGCCGTCGGCGCCGACCGCGACGCACTCGGGCTCTTCCACGCTCAGGACTTCCGGGTTCCGACCTTCACCGTGCCGTTCACCTCGTACGAGACACGGGAGCAGTGGGGCGACGCTCTGCTCGAGCACCTGCACGAGTGGCAGCCCGACCTCGTGGTGCTGAGCGGTCTCATGCGCCTCCTCCCCGCCCGGGTGGTCGAGGCGTACGCGCCGCGCATCATCAACACCCACCCGGCGTATCTGCCCGAGTTCCCCGGCGCGCACGCGGTCCGCGACGCGATCGCCGCGGGGGCCGACCAGACGGGCGCGAGCGTCATCGTCGTCGACACCGGCGTCGACAGCGGTCCGGTCCTCGCTCGCGAGCGCATCCCGATCCCGCCCGGCATCGACGAGGACGAGCTGCACGATCGCATCAAGCTCGTCGAACGCCGACTGCTCGCCGACACGGTCCGCGACATCGCGACCGGAACCATCAGACTCGAGGAGTTCAACTCATGA